The proteins below come from a single Notamacropus eugenii isolate mMacEug1 chromosome 7, mMacEug1.pri_v2, whole genome shotgun sequence genomic window:
- the LOC140514791 gene encoding probable E3 ubiquitin-protein ligase TRIML1, producing MDVKNLIENLKVDLTCFICLCYFTDPVIVKCGHTFCKECLLSCWKEDQKPITCPTCKAIVIFGDFLSNRRLQNLAIIGKMIRPHLLQSISDLTICEKHGKEETLFCEEDHRLLCGPCSLMREHEEHTVLPLEKAAGQCMEKFQAIWNTLKSKKKEVQIEMEWEKMNEEQWKVEGQTLKDLVVSEYEKMHQFLLEEEEIQLQRLDKEQVKDNLAKVEESKAKMTQQIYSLQTAMSEIEKKFEMLPIEILLDGNSTLERYDQPLLQNSVSASPEWTMYPIPGMTEMLLNFHREITLDSKTANSDLILSEDLKSVEYVSVPQNVPNNPEIFAFVLHVLATQSFTSGKHYWEVEVGNKTEWEVGICKEPIRRKGNGRKLPGDTCTLVAFEAGNDFRLHYSYHDVYANQPFHKVGIFLDYERGHIAFYNATDGTLIYSPPNDAFQGPLCPCFSVCIPKGRNTSGLLRICTRGI from the exons ATGGATGTCAAAAACTTGATTGAAAACCTCAAAGTGGATCTCACCTGTTTCATATGCTTGTGCTATTTCACTGACCCAGTGATTGTCAAATGTGGCCACACCTTCTGCAAAGAGTGTCTTCTCAGCTGCTGGAAGGAAGACCAAAAACCAATAACCTGTCCAACTTGCAAGGCAATCGTTATATTTGGAGACTTTTTGAGCAATAGGAGACTGCAGAATCTGGCTATCATTGGCAAGATGATTAGACCTCACTTACTGCAGAGCATCAGTGACCTGACCATCTGTGAGAAACACGGGAAAGAAGAGACCTTGTTCTGTGAGGAGGACCACAGACTCTTGTGTGGACCTTGCTCTTTAATGAGAGAGCATGAGGAGCATACAGTCCTTCCCTTGGAAAAGGCTGCTGGTCAATGCATG GAGAAATTTCAGGCTATATGGAACACTTTAAAGAGTAAGAAGAAGGAAGTCCAAATAGAAATGGAGTGGGAGAAAATGAATGAGGAACAGTGGAAG GTGGAGGGCCAGACTCTCAAAGACTTGGTTGTATCTGAATATGAGAAAATGCACCAGTTCTTgttggaggaagaagagatacaaTTGCAAAGACTGGACAAGGAA CAAGTAAAAGACAACTTGGCAAAAGTTGAGGAAAGCAAGGCAAAAATGACCCAACAGATCTACAGTCTGCAAACGGCCATgtcagaaatagagaaaaaatttgAGATGCTTCCCATTGAAATACTCCTG gatGGAAACAGCACATTGGAAAG GTATGACCAGCCACTCCTTCAAAATTCTGTTTCTGCTTCACCCGAATGGACCATGTACCCCATCCCTGGCATGACAGAAATGCTGCTGAATTTCCACA GGGAGATAACTCTGGATTCCAAAACGGCCAATTCTGATCTCATCCTGTCTGAAGATTTGAAGAGTGTCGAATATGTTTCTGTTCCTCAGAATGTGCCAAATAACCCAGAAATATTTGCTTTTGTTCTCCATGTCTTGGCTACTCAGAGCTTTACCTCAGGGAAACACTACTGGGAAGTAGAGGTGGGGAATAAAACAGAGTGGGAAGTGGGCATCTGTAAAGAACCAATCAGAAGGAAAGGCAATGGTCGCAAGTTACCTGGGGATACATGTACCCTTGTGGCCTTTGAAGCTGGAAATGACTTTCGTCTCCACTATTCATATCATGATGTTTACGCAAACCAACCTTTTCATAAGGTGGGCATTTTCCTTGATTATGAAAGAGGACATATAGCATTTTATAATGCTACAGATGGAACTCTAATCTACAGTCCCCCAAATGATGCTTTTCAAGGGCCTCTTTGCCCTTGCTTCTCTGTTTGCATTCCAAAGGGGAGAAACACCTCTGGACTTCTACGTATCTGTACCAGGGGTATCTAG